A DNA window from Nitratidesulfovibrio sp. SRB-5 contains the following coding sequences:
- the sfsA gene encoding DNA/RNA nuclease SfsA: MEDDLPIMGTAGYGAPLLPFPLGCIVGRFVRRVKRFSVELEVDGAPLWVHSNNSGSMLGLMRPGAAVLASPAPNPDRKLKYTQELVRCDGDGPRGFWVGVNTSVPNRLLEAAFHAGRLPWAAGYTTLRREARRGESRLDARLDGPGLPTLWVECKNVTLVEDDVAAFPDAATERGAKHLREMMDIVARGERAAGFYLIQRPDGRCFGPADYIDPAYAELFHEARAAGVEIHPHRALVGMAGVDIGCEMAVVGK, translated from the coding sequence ATGGAGGACGATTTGCCGATCATGGGCACGGCGGGCTACGGCGCGCCGCTGCTGCCGTTTCCGCTCGGCTGCATCGTTGGGCGCTTCGTGCGGCGGGTAAAGCGGTTCAGCGTGGAACTGGAAGTGGATGGCGCACCCCTGTGGGTGCACAGCAACAATTCCGGGTCCATGCTGGGGCTGATGCGCCCCGGCGCTGCGGTGCTGGCATCGCCTGCGCCCAACCCGGACCGCAAGCTGAAATACACCCAGGAACTGGTGCGCTGCGACGGCGACGGCCCGCGCGGCTTCTGGGTGGGGGTGAACACCTCCGTCCCCAACCGGCTACTGGAAGCGGCCTTCCACGCCGGGCGGCTGCCGTGGGCCGCCGGGTACACCACCCTGCGGCGCGAGGCCAGGCGTGGCGAAAGCAGGCTGGACGCCCGGCTGGACGGCCCCGGCCTGCCCACCCTGTGGGTGGAATGCAAGAACGTGACGCTGGTGGAGGACGACGTGGCCGCCTTTCCCGATGCCGCCACCGAACGCGGGGCCAAGCACCTGCGCGAAATGATGGATATCGTGGCGCGCGGGGAACGCGCCGCCGGGTTCTACCTCATCCAGCGACCCGACGGACGCTGCTTCGGCCCGGCGGACTACATCGACCCGGCCTATGCCGAACTGTTCCACGAGGCCCGCGCGGCGGGCGTGGAAATTCACCCCCACCGCGCCCTGGTGGGCATGGCGGGGGTGGACATCGGGTGCGAGATGGCGGTGGTGGGGAAATAG
- a CDS encoding pyridoxal phosphate-dependent aminotransferase has protein sequence MRISDRLTRIKPSATLAVNAKALELKAKGVQVVSLAVGEPDFPTPEHVREAAKTAIDQGFTRYTQVPGIPELRQAVCGYFARFYGVEAPMEATVVTNGGKQALYNLFQCLLNPGDEVLVPAPYWVSYPALVELAAGVPVFVASPAERGFKVTPEELDRAVTPKTRVLLLNSPSNPTGACYSRAETDAIMEWAIARDLFVVSDEIYDRLVYEPAEAVSVCDWWERHPENVAVVNGLAKTFAMTGWRVGYALAHPDLIKAMTKIQGQSTSNICSVAQKAALAALTGPYDAVEEMKKSFRRRRDLAHGIVSSWPGVVCPKPDGAFYLFADMRALFTPALPDSASLCTHIMEQANVALVPGVAFGDDACLRFSYAVSDDTLMIALDKVAKVLFG, from the coding sequence ATGAGAATCTCCGACCGTCTCACCCGCATCAAGCCCTCGGCCACCCTGGCCGTCAACGCCAAGGCGCTGGAGCTCAAGGCCAAGGGCGTGCAGGTGGTCAGCCTTGCCGTGGGCGAGCCCGACTTCCCCACCCCGGAACACGTGCGCGAGGCGGCCAAGACCGCCATCGACCAAGGCTTTACCCGCTATACGCAGGTGCCGGGCATTCCCGAACTGCGTCAGGCGGTGTGCGGCTACTTTGCCCGCTTCTACGGGGTGGAAGCCCCCATGGAAGCCACGGTGGTCACCAACGGCGGCAAGCAGGCCTTGTACAACCTGTTCCAGTGCCTGCTCAACCCCGGCGACGAGGTGCTGGTGCCCGCCCCCTACTGGGTGAGCTACCCCGCGCTGGTGGAACTGGCGGCCGGCGTGCCGGTGTTCGTGGCGTCCCCGGCGGAGCGCGGCTTCAAGGTCACGCCGGAAGAGCTGGACCGCGCCGTCACCCCCAAAACCCGCGTGCTGCTGCTGAACTCGCCCTCCAACCCCACGGGCGCCTGCTACAGCCGCGCGGAAACCGACGCCATCATGGAATGGGCCATCGCCCGCGACCTGTTCGTGGTGTCGGACGAAATCTACGACCGCCTCGTCTACGAACCGGCGGAAGCCGTCAGCGTATGCGACTGGTGGGAACGCCACCCCGAGAACGTGGCGGTGGTCAACGGCCTGGCCAAGACCTTTGCCATGACCGGCTGGCGCGTGGGCTACGCCCTGGCCCACCCCGACCTGATAAAGGCCATGACCAAGATCCAGGGCCAGTCCACCTCCAACATCTGCTCCGTGGCCCAGAAGGCGGCGCTGGCCGCCCTTACCGGCCCCTACGACGCGGTGGAGGAAATGAAGAAGTCCTTCCGCCGTCGGCGCGACCTGGCACACGGCATTGTTTCCTCGTGGCCGGGCGTGGTCTGCCCCAAGCCGGACGGCGCCTTCTACCTGTTCGCGGACATGCGCGCCCTGTTCACCCCGGCCCTGCCCGATTCGGCCAGCCTGTGCACGCACATCATGGAACAGGCCAACGTGGCGCTGGTGCCCGGCGTTGCCTTTGGCGACGATGCCTGCCTGCGCTTCTCGTACGCTGTGTCGGACGACACCCTGATGATTGCGCTGGACAAGGTGGCCAAGGTTCTCTTCGGATAA